One segment of Burkholderia multivorans ATCC BAA-247 DNA contains the following:
- a CDS encoding type IV pillus assembly protein: MNAERRMRAHTLLEVLIAMLVGLLVLAAAGALYHAQRIAQRRADDAFTLRDAAGTALMLIGQQVQMAGFRPLDVGASSSSSSWSPVFGCASARMRGDAAQLQCDSVRQSSDALLVRYIGDAVSTWPTASGHVSDCLGQGVGTPGERPLVANRFDAHVSPSTGEPELYCEGSGRAGVPQPVVSGIEQLRVRYLRRGDTQFVRADVMRADDWRNVVAVHLCVQARGEAMHARVRYTDCDERVSVARDGRARVALHRIVALRNASVRSDDRASPAGPAREDSQ, from the coding sequence ATGAACGCTGAACGCCGGATGCGTGCGCATACGCTGCTCGAAGTGCTGATCGCGATGCTCGTCGGACTGCTCGTGCTGGCCGCAGCCGGCGCGCTGTATCACGCTCAGCGCATCGCACAGCGGCGCGCAGACGATGCATTCACGCTGCGCGATGCGGCGGGAACCGCGCTGATGCTGATCGGCCAGCAAGTCCAGATGGCCGGGTTTCGTCCGCTGGATGTCGGTGCATCGTCGTCTTCGTCGTCGTGGTCGCCGGTGTTCGGCTGTGCGTCCGCGCGCATGCGAGGCGACGCTGCGCAACTGCAGTGCGATTCCGTCCGGCAATCGTCCGACGCGCTGCTCGTGCGCTATATCGGCGATGCCGTGTCGACATGGCCGACTGCGAGCGGGCACGTGTCCGATTGTCTGGGGCAGGGTGTCGGGACGCCGGGCGAACGGCCGCTCGTCGCCAATCGTTTCGACGCGCACGTCAGCCCTTCGACCGGCGAACCGGAACTGTACTGCGAGGGTAGCGGCCGGGCCGGCGTCCCTCAACCGGTGGTGTCCGGTATCGAGCAGTTGCGCGTGCGTTATCTGCGGCGCGGCGATACGCAGTTCGTCCGTGCGGATGTCATGCGGGCGGACGATTGGCGCAACGTCGTCGCCGTACATTTATGCGTGCAGGCGCGCGGCGAAGCGATGCATGCGCGCGTTCGGTACACCGATTGTGACGAACGCGTATCCGTGGCGCGAGACGGGCGCGCGCGTGTCGCGTTGCACCGCATCGTCGCGCTGCGCAATGCGTCCGTGCGGTCCGACGATAGAGCGTCGCCCGCTGGACCTGCACGCGAGGACTCGCAATGA
- a CDS encoding pilus assembly PilX family protein, translating to MAVSAAVAALTAIWFESALTESRRTRALSDRLIAFHAADAALGACTAALLRGTARYSSAHASRGELQGEPHGQPQREPTMWQRMPALAHPDAFSPFADWPMAAQPPRCLIEAWPDADPPDGRAYLITARGVGAQASSAVWLQTQLAVRGGRVVAQRWRRVAALHR from the coding sequence ATGGCGGTGAGTGCAGCGGTCGCAGCGTTGACCGCCATCTGGTTCGAATCCGCGTTGACGGAGTCGCGTCGCACGCGCGCGCTGTCCGACCGCTTGATCGCGTTCCATGCGGCCGATGCTGCGCTCGGCGCGTGTACCGCCGCGTTGTTGCGCGGTACTGCACGCTACTCGAGCGCACACGCGTCGCGGGGTGAACTGCAAGGTGAGCCGCACGGCCAGCCTCAACGCGAGCCGACCATGTGGCAACGCATGCCGGCGCTCGCGCATCCCGATGCGTTCTCGCCATTCGCCGATTGGCCGATGGCCGCGCAGCCGCCGCGTTGCCTGATCGAGGCGTGGCCCGATGCCGATCCGCCGGACGGTCGCGCTTATCTAATCACCGCACGCGGCGTCGGCGCGCAGGCGTCGAGCGCGGTCTGGCTGCAAACGCAGCTCGCCGTGCGCGGAGGCCGTGTCGTCGCGCAACGCTGGCGTCGCGTTGCGGCGCTGCATCGATGA